Within Mongoliitalea daihaiensis, the genomic segment ATCTTGCATCATATCGATAACAGGATATGCAGTAGCAGGATCCATTTCTGTACTGTTGGCATCACTTAGTCCAAGCACATTTCTTGCAAATTCAATAACAGCAACCTGCATTCCTAGGCAAATACCAAAGAACGGTAGGTTATTTTCGCGAGCAAATTTAACAGTTTCTATCTTACCTTCAAGCCCTCGCTCACCAAATCCTGGCGCAACGAGGATTCCGTCCAAATCATGTAGGCGCTCTCTGACCGTTTCCGGCTGTAATTCTTCCGAAGAAATCAATTTCAAACGCACTTTGCATTCAGCTGCAGCACCTGCGTGAATAAACGCTTCAATAATGGATTTATACGCATCTGGAAGGCTTACATACTTTCCAATCAAACCGATATTGACTTCTTGGGTAGGGTTTTTGAGTTTGCCCAAAAATGCCTTCCACTGATCTAAATCTGTATTGGTTTTGGAGGTCAACTTCAATTTAGACATCACCCGCTCGTCCAATTTTTCTTTTTTCATCAACAATGGCACATCATAGATGGTCTCAGCATCCATGGCCTCGATCACACTGTTAAGTTGCACGTTACAAAAAAGAGCCAATTTTTTCTTGACATCCAAGGGTAGGTGATACTCGGTTCTGCAGACCAAAATATCTGGTTGTATACCGGCTTCTAATAATTGTTTGACCGAATGTTGGGTAGGTTTGGTTTTGAGTTCCTTGGCAGCGGCAAGATAGGGGATCAAGGTGAGGTGAATGACTAAGAAGTTGTTGGCTCCCAAATCCCATTTGGCTTGTCTTACAGCTTCAATAAATGGAAGGGATTCAATATCTCCCACGCAACCGCCGATTTCTGTGATGATGACATCAAATGCATCGTCGTGTCCTAGTTTGAAAAAATTTCGTTTGATCTCGTCGGTGATATGGGGAATCACCTGTACAGTTTTGCCTAGATACTCTCCTTTTCTTTCTTTGGTAATAACATTATTGTAGATTCTTCCCGTAGTAACATTGTTGGCTTGTGAAGTAGGGTTATTTAAGAAACGCTCATAGTGACCTAAGTCCAAATCAGTTTCTGCTCCATCTTCAGTGACATAACATTCTCCATGCTCATAGGGATTCAGTGTGCCTGGATCGATGTTGAGGTAAGGATCAAATTTTTGGATAGTCACTCGGAAGCCTCTGGATTGAAGCAATTTGGCCAAGGATGCGGCAATGATGCCTTTTCCGAGTGAAGATGTAACACCTCCGGTGATAAAGATGTATTTGGTGGATGACGCCATAAGAAGGGTGGGTAGTTTTTTTGCTGGAATTCTTATGGGATTCAAAGGTAGGTATATGTTTCCACTAATCAAAAGGTAATTGCTCGCAGAAAGCACGGAAGCCGCAGAAAGAAAAGGAAATTGAACCTTTGAGGTCTTTCAGACCTCGAAGGTTTTTTAGAATATTTATTTTAGAGACAATAATTCTATAGAAGATATCTTTGGGGTATTTCAAAACCCAAAAATCTAATTTTGGAACAAATTACTTTCGTTGAGTGAAAAAAGAGCATCATTCTTTTTATTTTATCTAGAAGATTTAGGTAGCTAAAAGGTTTTTTATTATTCTGAACTTTTAACAAAAATTGATGCGATATATGCAGTAATTACACCGAATACTGATATGCCATAAGTCATAAGAAACATTGCTAAAATTCTCCCTAAGGTTGTAACTGGGTATTTATCTCCATAACCAACTGTAGTTATTGTAGTGTAGGACCACCAAATTGCATCTTCTGCATTTGTTATATTACTTTCAACATCATTTTCAAGAACTAGTATTGCTATCGAGGAAAAAATTAAAACAAAAAATCCCAAAATAATTACAGAAAAGACTGATCCTTTGGCAGTATCAGGAAATAAGTTTTTCAAGAAACTATTAAAAGTGTTGTATGCTTTTATTACGCGAATAAGTCTAATTAATCTGAACACGCGGCCATATCTAAGACTATCTAACATAGGAATGCTGGATATTAAATCTATCCAACCCCATTTAAGATATTTTAGCTTATTTTCTGCTGTTAATAGATTATAAAAAAATTCTGACAAAAATATTAAACAAATAAAGTAGTCAAAATAGCTTAAGATTTTAGATATTTCCTAATCAAGACTTATAAACGAATCGACAACAAGTGCTATCAGAACATAAATTGAAAGTAATAAGATTAAAACATTTATAAGAGATAATTTTTTGTTATTCATTTGATACTACTTCTATTTTTTCTGTTAAATCAGAGTCTTCTTTAATGTTTATTTCATAAATCAAATAACTTAAAACCCCAGCAATTAATAAAGCTAAGAGACCTTTTAGTACGAAAATCAATTTTTCTTTTTTATTAGGTATTATGGAAGCTTCTGAATATATTTTTTTTCTTTATGACCCTCAATTCTTTTACCTTCTGAATATCTCTTATCTTGTTTATAAATGGGTACTTTCTCTATTCTGTAGAATGGGATTGTAGTTTTTAAAAGATTTTTTAAACCAAGGTAAAACCAATAAACAGCCGTAACTATAGATACTGGGTAAATTAATAAGGTTGCGAACGATCCAATCAAAACAAAAAAATTTGATAAAAACGAATTAGAAAAAAGTTCTGGTTGAAACCCTTTTGAAATTAATTGATTTCGATTTATTAAATGAATATTATCATCATTCGATGAATCTGAATCAATCTTAGATATGGTAGGATTTTGAATATCCCATATCTCTTGGTTATTGTTAACATTTCTAATTGGGATTGAATGATTATCTTTATATACTTTATTACTTACGACTCTTCCTCCGTCTCTACCTACCTGATTAACCGCAGACCTGATAAATCCTTTAAATAGTTTGTTTAAAAAGCTAGACATCTTAATTGAATAATAGTGTGAAATAGTATTTAAAAAAAGGCTCAATATCGAAATTCATTTAACCCTCACCTTT encodes:
- a CDS encoding CTP synthase, which produces MASSTKYIFITGGVTSSLGKGIIAASLAKLLQSRGFRVTIQKFDPYLNIDPGTLNPYEHGECYVTEDGAETDLDLGHYERFLNNPTSQANNVTTGRIYNNVITKERKGEYLGKTVQVIPHITDEIKRNFFKLGHDDAFDVIITEIGGCVGDIESLPFIEAVRQAKWDLGANNFLVIHLTLIPYLAAAKELKTKPTQHSVKQLLEAGIQPDILVCRTEYHLPLDVKKKLALFCNVQLNSVIEAMDAETIYDVPLLMKKEKLDERVMSKLKLTSKTNTDLDQWKAFLGKLKNPTQEVNIGLIGKYVSLPDAYKSIIEAFIHAGAAAECKVRLKLISSEELQPETVRERLHDLDGILVAPGFGERGLEGKIETVKFARENNLPFFGICLGMQVAVIEFARNVLGLSDANSTEMDPATAYPVIDMMQDQKNIQQMGGTMRLGSYPCELKKGSKAAQAYGKTKVSERHRHRYEFNNTFLKDMEEKGLIPSGINPESQLVEIVELKNHPWFIGTQFHPEYKSTVLNPHPLFVKFINAAIENKKLK
- a CDS encoding potassium channel family protein, which gives rise to MSKILSYFDYFICLIFLSEFFYNLLTAENKLKYLKWGWIDLISSIPMLDSLRYGRVFRLIRLIRVIKAYNTFNSFLKNLFPDTAKGSVFSVIILGFFVLIFSSIAILVLENDVESNITNAEDAIWWSYTTITTVGYGDKYPVTTLGRILAMFLMTYGISVFGVITAYIASIFVKSSE